A stretch of the Betaproteobacteria bacterium genome encodes the following:
- the phbB gene encoding acetoacetyl-CoA reductase, translating into MAQRIAVVTGGMGGLGEAICMKLSRMGIKVVVTYSPSNTKSEAWLKDMAAKDFHFHAYPVDVADYDSCAVAVAKIQKEIGPIDILINNAGITRDTTFKKMTKVDWTAVVSTNLDSVFNMCKPVVDGMVERGWGRVINVSSVNGQKGAFGQTNYSAAKAGMHGFTKALALEVAKKGVTVNTISPGYIGTAMVTAIPEDVLNSKIIPQIPVGRLGKPEEVAGLCAYLASEEAAFLTGANIAINGGQHMF; encoded by the coding sequence ATGGCACAACGCATTGCGGTGGTAACCGGCGGCATGGGTGGTCTGGGCGAGGCAATCTGCATGAAGCTCTCCAGAATGGGCATCAAGGTTGTCGTGACATATTCGCCGTCGAATACGAAATCCGAAGCGTGGCTGAAGGACATGGCCGCAAAGGATTTCCATTTCCATGCGTATCCCGTCGACGTCGCCGACTACGATTCCTGCGCGGTGGCCGTTGCCAAGATCCAGAAAGAGATCGGGCCGATCGATATCCTGATCAATAACGCCGGCATTACTCGCGATACGACCTTCAAGAAAATGACCAAGGTCGACTGGACAGCGGTGGTCAGCACCAACCTGGATAGCGTATTCAACATGTGCAAGCCAGTGGTTGATGGCATGGTTGAGCGCGGCTGGGGACGAGTGATCAATGTATCGTCAGTCAACGGCCAGAAGGGCGCGTTCGGCCAGACCAACTATTCCGCGGCGAAGGCCGGCATGCACGGATTCACCAAGGCGCTCGCGCTGGAAGTGGCTAAGAAGGGCGTCACGGTAAACACCATTTCGCCGGGCTATATCGGGACCGCGATGGTGACGGCGATTCCGGAAGACGTGCTGAACTCGAAGATCATTCCGCAGATTCCGGTGGGACGTTTGGGCAAACCCGAAGAAGTTGCCGGGCTTTGCGCATATCTGGCCTCAGAAGAAGCCGCATTCCTGACGGGCGCGAACATTGCCATCAATGGCGGACAGCACATGTTTTGA
- a CDS encoding DUF4199 domain-containing protein, which produces MQKIVLTFGLISGAILSAMMLLTLPFMDKIGFDKGEVIGYTTMVLAFLMVFFGVKSYRDNVAGGSVTFGRAFLVGLMITAVASVCYVATWQVVYYKVAPDFGEKYTAYAVEKARKAGATDAKIEATKKEMTEFMEMYKNPLVNIAITFLEPLPVGLLFTLVSAGVLSRRRRAEGAAVASI; this is translated from the coding sequence ATGCAAAAAATTGTGCTGACCTTCGGGCTCATTTCGGGCGCCATCCTGTCGGCGATGATGCTCCTCACGCTGCCCTTCATGGACAAGATCGGCTTCGACAAGGGCGAAGTCATCGGCTACACGACGATGGTGCTCGCCTTCCTGATGGTGTTTTTCGGCGTCAAGTCGTACCGCGATAACGTGGCGGGCGGCAGCGTGACGTTCGGCCGCGCCTTCCTCGTGGGCCTGATGATCACGGCCGTCGCCAGCGTCTGCTACGTCGCTACCTGGCAAGTGGTCTACTACAAAGTGGCGCCCGACTTTGGCGAGAAATACACCGCGTACGCCGTGGAGAAGGCGAGAAAAGCCGGCGCCACGGACGCGAAAATCGAGGCGACGAAAAAGGAGATGACGGAATTCATGGAGATGTACAAGAATCCGCTCGTGAACATCGCCATCACTTTTCTCGAGCCGTTGCCGGTCGGGCTACTTTTTACACTCGTGTCGGCGGGTGTGCTGAGCCGGAGGCGGCGGGCAGAAGGGGCGGCAGTCGCGTCAATTTAA
- the pgeF gene encoding peptidoglycan editing factor PgeF, with protein sequence MLQSADTIVPEWPVPRNVKALITTRRGGVSVGAYASLNLGRHVGDDLLSVEENRRRICAHLPAEPMWLDQVHGTRVVNITAEVFAHGKDQSMPPRADAATTRLTNRPCAVLVADCLSILFCDTGGSCVAAAHAGWRGLAAGVIERTVEAMQVAPQDVMAYLGPAIGPTAFEVGQDVADAFASKRPDSRRAFRSLADKPGKYVADIYELGRQRLCAAGVAHVYGGGLCTVSAPDRFFSYRRDGQTGRMAAFIWLE encoded by the coding sequence ATGCTGCAGAGTGCCGATACCATTGTTCCTGAATGGCCAGTTCCCCGGAATGTAAAGGCGCTGATTACCACACGCCGAGGCGGTGTAAGCGTCGGTGCGTATGCAAGCCTGAATTTGGGACGACATGTCGGCGATGACCTCTTGTCTGTCGAGGAAAATCGCCGTCGGATCTGCGCACACTTGCCGGCCGAACCCATGTGGCTGGATCAAGTGCATGGAACACGGGTAGTCAACATCACTGCCGAGGTTTTCGCGCACGGCAAAGACCAATCAATGCCGCCCCGGGCGGACGCGGCGACAACTCGATTGACCAATCGTCCGTGCGCGGTCTTGGTGGCCGATTGCCTGTCAATCCTGTTCTGCGATACGGGTGGTTCCTGCGTGGCGGCGGCGCATGCGGGCTGGCGCGGGCTCGCGGCTGGCGTCATCGAGCGCACGGTTGAAGCCATGCAGGTTGCCCCGCAGGATGTAATGGCGTATCTCGGGCCGGCGATCGGTCCGACGGCTTTTGAGGTCGGGCAGGATGTTGCTGACGCTTTTGCTTCGAAGCGTCCGGACTCGCGTCGCGCGTTTCGATCGCTGGCGGACAAGCCGGGCAAGTACGTGGCGGACATATATGAACTTGGCCGGCAGCGACTGTGCGCGGCCGGTGTTGCGCACGTGTACGGCGGCGGGCTGTGCACGGTATCGGCTCCGGATCGTTTTTTTTCATACCGGCGCGACGGTCAAACTGGTCGGATGGCGGCATTTATCTGGCTGGAATAG
- a CDS encoding outer membrane protein assembly factor BamD, with amino-acid sequence MTRSLFAVLALASTMLAGCGMFGDKLDQQKNWTVEQFYKNAREELDSGNYAGAVKAYEALEAKYPFGKYAQQAQLDIAYARYKDGETAECVAAADRFMKLHPNHANVDYALYIKGLAYFKPDLGIFGDLLNLDPSERDPKALRESFEVFKDLAIRFPESKYAEDSRWRMAYLVNSLAKHDVAVAKYYYSRGGYLAAVNRAENVMQRYPQAPANEDALVVTVLAYEKMGMKDLSGAARRVLEKNFPKNDMIAKGGSGEKSWWKLW; translated from the coding sequence ATGACACGATCATTATTTGCAGTTCTGGCATTGGCCAGCACGATGCTTGCCGGTTGCGGGATGTTTGGCGACAAACTCGATCAACAGAAAAACTGGACCGTCGAGCAATTTTACAAGAACGCCAGGGAAGAACTGGATTCGGGCAATTACGCCGGCGCGGTCAAAGCATACGAGGCACTTGAAGCCAAGTATCCCTTTGGCAAGTATGCGCAACAGGCGCAATTGGATATTGCCTACGCACGCTACAAAGATGGCGAGACCGCCGAATGCGTTGCCGCGGCGGATCGCTTCATGAAACTGCATCCCAATCACGCCAATGTCGACTATGCGCTGTATATCAAGGGCTTGGCCTATTTCAAGCCGGATCTGGGCATTTTTGGTGATTTACTGAATCTGGATCCGTCTGAACGCGACCCGAAAGCCTTGCGCGAATCCTTCGAAGTATTCAAGGATCTGGCGATTCGTTTTCCCGAAAGCAAGTATGCAGAAGATTCGCGGTGGCGCATGGCGTATCTGGTGAATTCCCTCGCCAAACATGATGTCGCCGTCGCAAAGTATTACTACAGCCGTGGCGGCTACCTGGCCGCCGTCAATCGCGCTGAAAACGTGATGCAACGTTACCCACAGGCGCCTGCCAACGAAGATGCGCTGGTGGTCACGGTACTGGCCTATGAAAAAATGGGAATGAAGGATCTATCTGGTGCCGCACGCCGGGTGCTTGAAAAGAATTTCCCGAAAAACGACATGATCGCCAAAGGTGGCAGTGGCGAGAAATCGTGGTGGAAGCTCTGGTAG
- the phbB gene encoding acetoacetyl-CoA reductase, with protein MTKKIALITGGVGGIGTGISKALAAKGYFVIANYVVPGSETRWQTEMASVGFNGGCSDVAFGDVSDYEATGKMVREIEAKHGPISVLVNCAGITRDATLRKMTPENWNAVLTTNLTSVFNTSKHVIEGMVERGWGRIINISSVNGVKGQFGQTNYAAAKAGVLGFTKSLAQEVIKKGVTVNAVSPGYIDTDMTRAIRDDVRDEIVASIPAGRMGFPDDIANAIAFLASEESNYITGTNLSVNGGLHMYA; from the coding sequence ATGACCAAGAAAATCGCACTCATTACCGGCGGTGTCGGCGGAATCGGCACCGGAATCAGCAAAGCACTCGCGGCAAAAGGCTATTTCGTTATCGCCAATTACGTTGTTCCGGGTTCGGAAACCCGCTGGCAAACTGAAATGGCCAGCGTCGGTTTCAACGGCGGCTGCAGCGACGTCGCGTTTGGCGACGTCAGTGACTATGAAGCCACCGGGAAAATGGTCCGCGAAATCGAGGCGAAACATGGCCCGATCAGCGTACTGGTGAATTGCGCCGGTATTACGCGCGACGCAACACTGCGCAAGATGACGCCCGAGAATTGGAACGCGGTCCTGACCACCAACCTGACCAGCGTATTCAATACCAGCAAGCACGTGATCGAAGGCATGGTTGAGCGCGGCTGGGGCCGCATCATCAACATCTCGTCCGTCAATGGCGTCAAAGGCCAATTCGGCCAGACCAATTACGCCGCCGCCAAGGCCGGCGTACTCGGCTTTACCAAGTCGCTTGCACAGGAAGTGATCAAGAAAGGTGTGACGGTCAATGCGGTATCGCCCGGCTACATCGATACCGACATGACGCGCGCGATTCGCGACGATGTGCGTGACGAAATCGTCGCCAGCATTCCTGCCGGCCGGATGGGTTTTCCCGACGATATCGCAAACGCGATCGCGTTTCTGGCGTCGGAAGAATCGAACTACATCACCGGTACGAATTTGTCGGTGAATGGCGGACTGCATATGTACGCATAG
- a CDS encoding response regulator transcription factor yields the protein MRKHVLLYGLIGGVLIAVLKLIEYRWLVVEYSVEIYGALVAAVFAGFGIWLGRRLTRPAHHTETVVVREVVVPAPANFVRDQNKVESLGITPRELEILELIAAGLSNKEIAARVFVSENTVKTHSSRVFDKLGARRRTQAVQLGKELRLIP from the coding sequence ATGCGCAAGCACGTCCTTCTCTACGGCCTCATCGGCGGCGTCCTCATCGCCGTGCTCAAACTCATTGAGTACCGTTGGCTCGTGGTGGAGTATTCGGTGGAAATCTACGGCGCGCTGGTGGCGGCGGTGTTTGCCGGTTTTGGCATCTGGCTCGGCCGCAGGCTCACGCGGCCCGCGCATCACACCGAGACGGTGGTGGTGCGCGAAGTCGTGGTGCCGGCGCCGGCCAACTTTGTGCGTGATCAGAACAAGGTTGAGTCGCTCGGCATCACGCCCCGTGAACTGGAGATTCTGGAGCTCATCGCCGCAGGGCTTTCCAACAAGGAGATCGCCGCGCGAGTGTTCGTCAGCGAAAACACGGTCAAAACGCATTCGAGCCGGGTGTTCGACAAGCTCGGCGCGCGGCGGCGGACCCAGGCGGTACAGTTGGGAAAAGAGTTGCGATTGATCCCTTAG
- a CDS encoding ZIP family metal transporter yields MTLFYIMLASLAGGVVSVLLAAMVAWRIQPRLIPLFVSYAVGALLGVVFLDLLPHIFEKAEHAHDAATWILVGILAFFVLEKFVLWRHDHDHAGQAEAVIAAATKPHAHQHTAPDDHSHGHTYEGGRRSSAWMIIIGDGFHNFTDGFAIAAAFMADVKLGIVTAVAIVAHELPQELGNFLVLIHSGFSKTRALFWNIVSSFATLVGALIAYFAIRNLEQYSLVFLCFAASSMIYVAIADLIPGLHKRTSMRESLLQIALIGLGVASIWGFHLFMVH; encoded by the coding sequence ATGACCCTGTTTTACATCATGCTCGCCAGCCTGGCGGGCGGCGTGGTATCGGTGCTGCTTGCCGCAATGGTTGCTTGGCGCATTCAGCCGCGCCTGATTCCGCTGTTTGTGAGCTATGCGGTGGGCGCTTTGCTGGGAGTGGTGTTCCTGGATTTGCTGCCGCATATCTTTGAAAAAGCCGAGCACGCCCACGATGCGGCAACTTGGATACTGGTCGGAATCCTCGCGTTTTTTGTGCTGGAAAAATTTGTATTGTGGCGGCACGACCACGATCATGCCGGCCAGGCGGAAGCGGTTATCGCCGCGGCAACGAAGCCGCATGCGCATCAACACACCGCACCTGACGATCATTCGCATGGGCACACGTACGAAGGTGGTCGCCGTTCCAGCGCCTGGATGATCATCATCGGCGATGGATTTCATAACTTCACGGACGGTTTTGCCATAGCCGCCGCATTCATGGCTGATGTGAAGTTGGGAATCGTGACGGCAGTCGCCATCGTCGCGCATGAATTGCCACAGGAACTTGGAAATTTTCTGGTATTGATTCATTCCGGCTTCAGTAAAACGCGCGCACTGTTCTGGAACATTGTGTCGAGTTTTGCGACGCTGGTGGGCGCGCTGATCGCCTACTTCGCCATCAGGAATCTTGAGCAGTACTCACTGGTTTTCCTGTGTTTCGCGGCCTCAAGCATGATCTATGTCGCCATCGCCGATCTCATTCCCGGGCTGCACAAGCGCACGTCCATGAGGGAATCGCTATTGCAAATCGCACTCATCGGACTTGGCGTGGCCTCGATCTGGGGGTTTCACCTGTTCATGGTTCACTGA
- the rluD gene encoding 23S rRNA pseudouridine(1911/1915/1917) synthase RluD — MLPVDLEEEDYSPGDIESPVPAQARSAPVAQTLKVPISLAGLRFDQALAELLPDYSRSRLAAMVKEGAITLDQRTVVPKTKLLGGETIEAKLTAREEECAFRPEDVALNVIHEDDAVIVLDKPAGLVVHPAAGNWSGTLLNGLLYRNPAVSNLPRAGIVHRLDKDTSGVMVAAKTEASQTSLVRQLQARTMKRIYVALVRGKLNKDGVVDAPIGRHPHHRTRMAVVKEYEAGKPAVTHYRVLERFAFHTLVECRLETGRTHQIRVHMQSIGYPLEGDTVYGPTMTGIDDDVRAVIRDFGRQALHARRLSFEHPMEGVERTFEAPIPDDMREFIDFAAGLG; from the coding sequence ATGCTGCCCGTTGATTTAGAAGAAGAAGATTATAGCCCAGGCGACATTGAATCCCCTGTGCCGGCCCAAGCCAGAAGTGCGCCTGTTGCTCAGACCCTGAAAGTGCCGATAAGTTTGGCAGGACTTCGGTTTGACCAGGCGCTGGCCGAGTTGCTGCCCGACTATTCGCGAAGCCGGCTCGCTGCGATGGTAAAGGAAGGCGCCATTACGCTCGATCAGCGGACAGTGGTACCGAAGACCAAGCTGCTGGGTGGCGAAACCATCGAGGCAAAGCTGACCGCGCGTGAGGAAGAGTGCGCATTCCGGCCGGAAGATGTTGCGTTGAATGTTATTCATGAAGACGACGCCGTGATTGTTCTTGATAAGCCAGCGGGCCTGGTGGTTCATCCCGCCGCCGGCAATTGGAGCGGGACACTGCTCAATGGCCTCTTGTATCGCAATCCGGCGGTATCCAACCTGCCACGGGCGGGAATTGTGCATCGGCTCGACAAGGACACGAGCGGCGTGATGGTCGCGGCCAAGACCGAGGCATCGCAGACATCGCTGGTTCGCCAGTTGCAGGCGCGGACCATGAAGCGTATTTACGTGGCGCTGGTGCGGGGAAAACTCAACAAGGATGGAGTCGTCGATGCGCCCATCGGCCGGCACCCGCACCACCGCACCCGAATGGCGGTCGTGAAGGAATATGAAGCGGGCAAGCCTGCCGTGACCCACTATCGCGTGCTGGAGCGTTTTGCGTTCCACACATTGGTGGAATGCCGGCTTGAAACCGGGCGCACCCACCAGATCCGCGTGCACATGCAATCCATCGGCTATCCACTGGAAGGCGACACGGTCTACGGCCCCACCATGACCGGGATTGACGATGATGTACGGGCGGTCATTCGCGACTTTGGCCGCCAGGCATTGCATGCGCGCAGGCTCAGTTTCGAGCATCCGATGGAAGGCGTTGAGCGAACCTTCGAGGCACCGATTCCAGACGACATGCGTGAATTCATCGATTTCGCGGCCGGGCTCGGTTAG
- the phaC gene encoding class I poly(R)-hydroxyalkanoic acid synthase, producing MSSQNNAFDFQKILSSAQESGERWIQGLGSIPTPANANEAWQQVLNNMNHEPAKLAALQKRFVDEQQRLMRSFSEPQSADAADFASLQDKRFSSEAWQASPQFRYLAESYLAASRLLLESIDDADVKPDMKQKMRFFAKQYLDAMSPSNFLMTNPDALKSAIESKGETLRAGLENLKQDMDKGHISMTDEEAFAIGENIALSPGSVVFENEILQLIQYSPATAQVHMRPLLMVTPCINKFYILDLRPDNSYIRYAVEQGFTVFVTSWRNVTEAQGHLTWDDYLANGVIKAIDVVRQITNVEKINTLGFCVGGTMLASALAVLRRMGHDVVESVTFLATFLDFANVGDISAYIDDAFIARREREIGQGGIISGSELAFAFTSLRANELVWNYVVNNYLKGTKPPAFDLLYWNSDSTNLPGPWYTYYLRNTYSENNLIKPDKLTMCGVPVDLSYVDMPAFVFAAKEDHIVPWSGAYSSASYLGGDTEFVLGASGHIAGVVNPASKNKRSYWTNGHLDQSQSKWLGRAVETEGSWWPHWIDWLEQFGGKMIPARKTLGNADFRPIEPAPGRYVKEKA from the coding sequence ATGTCATCGCAAAACAATGCATTCGATTTTCAGAAAATTCTCTCCAGCGCGCAGGAATCCGGCGAGCGCTGGATTCAGGGGCTCGGGTCCATTCCGACCCCGGCCAATGCCAACGAAGCCTGGCAACAAGTGCTAAATAACATGAATCATGAACCGGCAAAACTGGCGGCGCTGCAAAAGCGTTTCGTCGATGAGCAGCAACGATTGATGAGGAGTTTTTCCGAGCCGCAATCCGCGGACGCAGCGGACTTCGCGAGCCTGCAGGACAAGCGGTTCTCCAGCGAGGCGTGGCAGGCCTCTCCCCAGTTCCGTTATCTGGCGGAATCGTATCTGGCGGCATCGCGGCTGTTGCTGGAAAGCATCGACGATGCCGATGTCAAGCCGGACATGAAGCAGAAAATGCGCTTTTTCGCCAAGCAGTATCTGGATGCGATGTCGCCCTCGAATTTTTTGATGACCAATCCCGATGCGCTGAAGTCGGCGATTGAGTCCAAAGGTGAGACGCTGCGTGCGGGTCTCGAAAATCTCAAGCAGGACATGGACAAGGGGCACATTTCCATGACCGACGAGGAGGCCTTCGCGATCGGCGAGAATATCGCGCTTTCGCCCGGAAGCGTGGTATTTGAAAACGAGATCTTGCAGCTGATTCAATACTCTCCGGCGACGGCGCAAGTGCATATGCGGCCGTTGTTAATGGTGACGCCGTGCATCAACAAGTTTTACATTCTAGATCTGCGGCCAGACAACTCCTATATCAGATACGCGGTGGAACAAGGGTTCACCGTTTTCGTCACCTCGTGGCGTAACGTGACGGAAGCACAAGGCCATCTCACCTGGGACGATTACCTCGCCAACGGTGTCATCAAAGCCATTGATGTCGTGCGGCAGATTACCAATGTGGAAAAAATCAACACCCTCGGGTTTTGCGTGGGAGGCACCATGCTGGCGAGCGCTTTGGCCGTATTGCGCCGCATGGGACACGATGTCGTCGAGAGTGTCACGTTTCTTGCCACGTTTCTCGATTTCGCGAATGTCGGCGACATTTCGGCCTATATCGATGACGCCTTTATCGCCAGACGCGAACGCGAGATTGGCCAGGGCGGCATTATCAGCGGCAGCGAACTTGCCTTTGCGTTTACATCGCTCCGCGCCAATGAACTGGTGTGGAATTACGTCGTCAACAATTACCTCAAAGGTACCAAGCCACCTGCGTTCGATCTCTTGTACTGGAACTCGGACAGCACCAATCTGCCAGGCCCGTGGTACACCTACTACCTGCGCAACACTTATTCCGAAAACAACCTCATCAAACCGGACAAGCTCACGATGTGCGGCGTGCCGGTGGATCTTTCATACGTCGACATGCCGGCATTTGTATTCGCCGCCAAGGAAGATCACATTGTCCCGTGGAGCGGTGCGTATTCGAGCGCATCTTATCTGGGGGGTGATACCGAATTCGTGCTGGGTGCGTCAGGGCATATCGCTGGTGTGGTCAATCCGGCATCGAAAAACAAACGCAGCTATTGGACCAATGGCCATCTCGATCAGTCGCAAAGCAAGTGGTTGGGTCGCGCCGTGGAAACCGAAGGCAGCTGGTGGCCGCATTGGATCGACTGGCTGGAACAGTTCGGCGGCAAGATGATTCCCGCGCGCAAAACGCTGGGCAATGCGGACTTCCGGCCCATCGAGCCGGCGCCCGGACGCTATGTGAAGGAAAAGGCTTAG
- a CDS encoding phasin family protein, with product MSNLNMSNEQIGEFSKSAVDAATKFARVSFDSAERFFALNLEAAKVGLDETAKSSKAATSVKDVQEFNGLRTKAAETGLEFLMGYSKNLYDISNFAQAQYSSLIEERVSAFQKSVVDGLDKAAKNAPAGSDVAFAALKSSVAASTAAMDTMSKASKQVSTFADTAFKAATETATKATASSKRK from the coding sequence ATGTCCAACCTGAATATGAGCAACGAACAAATCGGCGAATTCTCGAAGTCCGCTGTTGATGCCGCCACCAAATTTGCCCGCGTCTCGTTTGACAGCGCAGAGCGTTTCTTTGCCTTGAACCTCGAAGCCGCCAAAGTTGGCCTCGACGAAACCGCCAAGAGCTCCAAAGCCGCAACCTCCGTCAAGGACGTACAAGAGTTCAACGGCCTGCGTACCAAAGCCGCTGAAACCGGTCTGGAATTCCTGATGGGCTATTCGAAGAATTTGTATGACATCAGCAACTTCGCCCAAGCACAATACTCGTCACTGATCGAAGAGCGCGTCTCGGCTTTCCAGAAATCAGTTGTCGACGGCCTTGATAAAGCCGCCAAGAACGCACCCGCCGGTAGCGACGTTGCTTTCGCCGCGCTGAAGTCCAGCGTTGCTGCATCGACCGCTGCCATGGACACGATGTCCAAGGCATCGAAGCAAGTGTCGACATTTGCCGACACCGCGTTCAAAGCCGCGACGGAAACCGCCACCAAGGCAACCGCTTCCAGCAAGCGCAAGTAA
- the rimO gene encoding 30S ribosomal protein S12 methylthiotransferase RimO: protein MKLSMKPSNTSNPGSPIKISKRKSKPPKVGFVSLGCPKALVDSEQIITQLRAEGYEIAPNYAGADLVVVNTCGFIDSAVEESLDAIGEALAENGKVIVTGCLGAKAGAGGGNLIKQVHPKVLAVTGPHAKDEVMHHVHAHLPQPHDPFIDLVPAAGIKLTPKHYAYLKISEGCNHRCTFCIIPSMRGDLVSRPVGSVMQEAENLIKSGVKELLVISQDTSAYGVDVKYRTGFWNGRPLKTRMTELCEALGNIGGTEKPWVRLHYVYPYPHVDEVIPLMAEGKILPYLDIPFQHANPRILKLMKRPAAAEKTLERIQAWRKICPDLTIRSTFIAGFPGETEAEFQELLDFLTDAQLDRVGCFAYSPVEGAKANDLPDAVPAEVREERQARFMAHQEKISKKRLKAKVGREIDVLVDRLAEDDKGNRIAIGRSKADAPEIDGVVYVTGASKKLQPGEFLRAQVVAAQAHDLTAEFVP, encoded by the coding sequence ATGAAGTTGAGCATGAAGCCATCAAATACCAGCAATCCCGGCAGTCCCATCAAGATCAGCAAACGAAAATCAAAGCCGCCGAAAGTCGGCTTTGTTTCGTTGGGCTGCCCCAAGGCGCTGGTCGATTCCGAGCAGATCATCACGCAACTGCGTGCCGAGGGCTACGAGATCGCCCCCAACTACGCCGGCGCCGATCTGGTGGTGGTGAACACCTGCGGATTCATCGACTCTGCCGTGGAAGAATCGCTCGACGCCATCGGTGAAGCGCTCGCGGAAAATGGCAAGGTGATCGTCACCGGCTGCCTCGGCGCGAAGGCAGGCGCGGGCGGCGGCAATCTCATCAAGCAAGTCCATCCGAAAGTGCTGGCCGTTACCGGCCCGCACGCGAAGGATGAAGTGATGCACCATGTGCACGCGCATCTGCCGCAGCCGCACGACCCGTTTATCGATCTCGTGCCGGCGGCCGGCATCAAGCTCACGCCAAAACACTACGCTTACCTGAAGATTTCCGAAGGCTGCAATCACCGCTGCACGTTTTGCATTATTCCGTCGATGCGCGGTGACCTCGTCAGCCGCCCGGTGGGCAGCGTGATGCAGGAAGCGGAGAACCTGATCAAATCCGGCGTGAAGGAATTGCTGGTGATTTCGCAGGACACCAGCGCCTATGGTGTCGACGTGAAATACCGCACCGGTTTCTGGAACGGCCGCCCGCTGAAGACACGCATGACGGAGCTGTGCGAGGCGCTAGGCAATATCGGTGGAACCGAAAAACCGTGGGTACGCTTGCACTATGTGTATCCGTATCCGCACGTAGACGAAGTCATTCCCCTGATGGCCGAAGGCAAAATCCTGCCGTATCTGGATATCCCGTTCCAGCACGCCAACCCGCGCATTCTGAAATTAATGAAGCGCCCCGCCGCAGCGGAAAAAACCCTCGAGCGCATCCAGGCGTGGCGCAAGATTTGTCCTGACCTGACGATTCGCTCGACCTTCATCGCCGGCTTCCCGGGCGAGACCGAAGCCGAATTTCAGGAGCTTTTGGATTTCCTGACCGACGCGCAACTCGATCGCGTCGGCTGCTTCGCATACTCACCGGTGGAAGGCGCCAAAGCAAATGACCTGCCGGACGCGGTTCCGGCTGAAGTGCGCGAAGAACGCCAGGCACGCTTCATGGCGCATCAGGAAAAAATCAGCAAGAAACGACTGAAAGCAAAAGTCGGTCGCGAAATCGATGTGCTGGTCGATCGCCTCGCCGAAGACGACAAGGGCAATCGCATTGCCATCGGGCGTTCAAAGGCGGACGCGCCGGAGATTGATGGTGTTGTTTACGTCACCGGTGCGAGCAAGAAATTGCAGCCCGGTGAGTTCCTGCGCGCGCAGGTCGTCGCGGCGCAGGCGCATGATCTGACGGCGGAATTTGTTCCATAG
- the phaR gene encoding polyhydroxyalkanoate synthesis repressor PhaR — protein MVTRIIKKYPNRRLYDTETSAYITLSDVKQFVLENQVFEVQDARSSENLTRSILLQIILEEESGGVPMFSADMLANIIRYYGHSMQGLMGSYLERSIGAFHEAQRKFQEQTQTLYGTLGNVAPVLAPLSKAVPALDPEAWTKLIPGAATGVPNMMGDYLEKSASNVIGMQEELRKQAMQMFSTFPYNPLAANAGDEKPAATSASESKTTRAKPKAKKTGRG, from the coding sequence ATCGTGACTCGAATCATCAAGAAATATCCCAATCGCCGTCTCTATGACACCGAAACCAGTGCCTACATCACGCTTTCGGATGTCAAACAATTCGTGCTGGAGAATCAGGTATTCGAGGTGCAAGACGCGCGCAGCAGCGAGAATCTCACGCGCAGCATTCTGCTGCAGATCATCCTCGAAGAAGAAAGTGGCGGCGTGCCGATGTTTTCCGCCGACATGCTCGCCAACATCATTCGCTATTACGGGCACTCCATGCAGGGCCTGATGGGAAGCTATCTTGAGCGCAGCATCGGCGCCTTCCACGAAGCGCAACGCAAGTTCCAGGAACAGACTCAAACGCTGTACGGCACGCTGGGTAACGTCGCTCCCGTGCTCGCGCCGCTCAGCAAAGCGGTGCCTGCGCTCGATCCGGAAGCTTGGACAAAGCTCATTCCCGGCGCAGCAACCGGCGTGCCCAACATGATGGGCGACTATCTGGAGAAAAGTGCCTCCAACGTGATCGGCATGCAGGAGGAATTGCGCAAGCAGGCCATGCAAATGTTTTCGACCTTTCCTTACAACCCGCTGGCCGCCAATGCCGGTGATGAAAAGCCGGCTGCCACGTCCGCCAGCGAAAGCAAAACCACCCGCGCCAAACCCAAGGCCAAGAAAACCGGCCGAGGCTAA